One window of Quercus robur chromosome 5, dhQueRobu3.1, whole genome shotgun sequence genomic DNA carries:
- the LOC126725513 gene encoding receptor-like protein EIX2 isoform X2 — MMINYNHTVSVFLILSLGIFKLGSCSENQSQTNNVTVKCTQSEREALVSFKAGVNGKLSSWVGEDCCQWKGVECDNESGHVIKLNLSNPAGRHRRFDYFERDNSPCRWCSTASPRGWRRSLLGDVNKSLSGEISPYLGNLSSLTHLDLEGNYNLSTRNLDWVSSLSSLEYLYMGGVKINHTKADWLHAINMLPSLLELSLYSCELKHLPSSLTSLTFTSLRVLDLSYNPFKTSIPQWLFKLTSLASLDLTFSNQGGKILDSFGRLGNLKYLYLGGNHFYGSIPDSIGYLSSLKELDLSYNEMNGTIPESFGQLSELVKLYILENSWEGVITEAQLMNLTRLEEFVLTTNNRSQPLVFNVKYDWRPPFKLKILHLESCLIGPKFPKWLQVQSELTYVILKNVEIKGTIPEEWFSMISSNLTHLDLSNNQIKGNLPHQLVFPNVTKLFLQSNLFSGPIPSNISDLMPSLQYLDLSENHLYGKIPLSISKIKDLNILVLRRNNLSGELPHHWNESQMGLRVVDISYNNICGKIPSSMGFLGNLFILVLSNNNLSGEIPSSLQNCSIVSMDFGGNRLSGNLPSWIESDIFMLRLRSNLFSGIIPQKWCNLYKLRILDLAQNNLFGGIPDCFNNFTAMVDHNTFGYKPIENYTEKAYIVTKGREYEYDRTLQFVTYIDLSGNSLTGGIPIQITSLTRLGTLNLSMNHLIGSIPKNIGNMRWLETLDLSNNSLFGPIPGSMSSLTFLVHLNISFNNLTGRIPSGNQLQTLNDATIYKGNPLLCGSPLPTKCPRDETSDGPTITDADDKQDGDDYERIWFYASIGLGFAVGFWSVCGTILLKKSWRHCYFRFCDHIKDKIVLLIALKVVHLKRKFGLEKS, encoded by the exons ATGATGATTAATTATAATCATACTGTTTCTGTATTTCTTATTTTGTCCTTGGGGATATTCAAACTGGGTTCATGCTCTGAAAATCAGAGTCAGACTAATAATGTGACAGTGAAATGCACCCAGAGTGAAAGAGAAGCACTTGTCAGCTTCAAGGCCGGCGTAAATGGTAAGCTTTCTTCATGGGTCGGTGAAGATTGCTGCCAATGGAAAGGCGTAGAGTGCGACAACGAATCAGGTCATGTTATCAAGCTCAATCTTAGCAACCCAGCTGGACGCCACAGGCGCTTTGATTATTTCGAAAGAGATAATTCTCCGTGTAGATGGTGCTCGACCGCTTCTCCTAGGGGTTGGCGGAGGTCATTGCTCG GGGATGTTAATAAATCTCTTTCAGGGGAGATTAGTCCTTATCTCGGCAATCTGTCCAGCCTGACGCATCTTGACCTTGAAGGAAACTACAATTTGTCTACCAGAAACTTGGATTGGGTCTCAAGTCTCTCTTCTTTAGAGTACCTGTATATGGGGGGAGTGAAGATCAATCATACCAAAGCAGATTGGCTGCATGCAATTAACATGCTTCCTTCCCTTCTGGAGTTAAGTTTATATTCATGTGAGCTTAAACACCTTCCATCTTCCCTTACTTCCCTTACTTTCACCTCTCTTCGTGTCCTTGATTTATCATACAACCCATTTAAGAC CTCCATACCTCAGTGGCTGTTTAAACTTACGAGCCTCGCAAGTCTTGATTTGACTTTTAGCAATCAAGGAGGAAAAATCCTTGATTCATTTGGGAGACTTGGAAACTTGAAATACCTCTATCTCGGTGGTAACCATTTTTATGGTTCAATTCCAGATTCTATTGGCTATTTGTCATCCTTGAAGGAGTTGGATCTCTCATATAATGAGATGAATGGAACCATTCCAGAAAGTTTTGGGCAACTCTCAGAGCTAGTCAAATTGTATATCTTAGAAAATTCTTGGGAAGGTGTCATAACAGAAGCTCAATTGATGAATCTCACAAGACTAGAAGAGTTTGTACTAACAACTAATAATAGAAGTCAACCTCTAGTTTTCAATGTGAAATACGACTGGCGCCCTCCTTTCAAGCTCAAAATTCTTCATCTAGAAAGCTGTCTCATTGGCCCCAAATTTCCTAAATGGCTTCAAGTTCAAAGTGAGCTTACCTATGTCATCCTAAAAAATGTTGAAATCAAAGGCACTATACCTGAGGAATGGTTCTCTATGATATCTTCTAACCTCACCCACTTGGATCTATCCAACAATCAAATAAAAGGGAATTTGCCGCACCAATTAGTATTTCCAAATGTGACTAAGCTATTTCTACAAAGCAATTTGTTTTCAGGCCCTATCCCATCAAATATTAGTGATCTAATGCCAAGCTTACAGTATTTAGATCTTTCAGAGAACCACCTCTATGGTAAAATTCCTTTGTccatatcaaaaataaaagatctTAATATTCTTGTCCTCAGGAGAAATAATCTTTCAGGAGAGCTCCCTCATCATTGGAACGAGTCACAAATGGGCTTACGCGTTGTGGATATTTCATACAACAACATATGTGGAAAAATTCCGAGCTCAATGGGTTTCTTAGGAAACCTTTTTATATTAGTGTTGAGCAACAACAATCTTAGTGGAGAAATTCCTTCTTCCTTGCAAAATTGTTCTATTGTGAGCATGGATTTTGGGGGGAATCGTCTCTCAGGGAATCTTCCGTCATGGATAGAATCAGACATCTTTATGTTACGCCTACGATCAAATCTATTCAGTGGAATCATCCCTCAAAAATGGTGCAATCTTTATAAACTTCGCATCCTAGATCTTGCACAAAATAATCTCTTTGGGGGCATTCCAGATTGTTTCAACAATTTTACTGCTATGGTTGATCATAACACCTTTGGGTACAAGCCTATTGAGAACTATACAGAGAAAGCATACATAGTGACAAAAGGAAGAGAGTATGAATATGATCGCACTCTCCAATTTGTTACCTACATTGATCTTTCAGGGAATAGTTTGACAGGAGGAATTCCTATTCAAATAACAAGCCTCACAAGATTGGGGACACTAAACTTGTCAATGAATCATTTAATTGGAAGCATTCCTAAGAATATAGGAAACATGCGGTGGCTGGAAACACTTGATCTCTCAAACAATAGTCTTTTTGGTCCTATTCCTGGAAGCATGTCTTCTTTGACATTCTTAGTACACTTGAACATATCTTTTAACAACTTGACAGGAAGAATCCCATCTGGTAATCAGCTGCAAACACTAAATGATGCAACCATATACAAGGGAAATCCTTTGTTGTGTGGGTCTCCTCTTCCGACCAAGTGCCCAAGAGATGAAACATCTGATGGCCCAACTATTACTGATGCTGATGACAAACAAGATGGAGATGATTATGAAAGGATATGGTTCTATGCTAGCATTGGACTCGGGTTTGCTGTAGGATTTTGGAGTGTTTGTGGCACCATACTATTGAAGAAGTCATGGAGGCACTGTTATTTTCGTTTCTGTGATCACATCAAAGATAAGATAGTACTACTAATTGCATTGAAAGTAGTTCATTTGAAAAGGAAATTTGGGCTGGAAAAAAGTTGA
- the LOC126725513 gene encoding receptor-like protein EIX2 isoform X1 — MMINYNHTVSVFLILSLGIFKLGSCSENQSQTNNVTVKCTQSEREALVSFKAGVNGKLSSWVGEDCCQWKGVECDNESGHVIKLNLSNPAGRHRRFDYFERDNSPCRWCSTASPRGWRRSLLGDVNKSLSGEISPYLGNLSSLTHLDLEGNYNLSTRNLDWVSSLSSLEYLYMGGVKINHTKADWLHAINMLPSLLELSLYSCELKHLPSSLTSLTFTSLRVLDLSYNPFKTSIDLSYNPFNTSIPQWLFKLTSLASLDLTFSNQGGKILDSFGRLGNLKYLYLGGNHFYGSIPDSIGYLSSLKELDLSYNEMNGTIPESFGQLSELVKLYILENSWEGVITEAQLMNLTRLEEFVLTTNNRSQPLVFNVKYDWRPPFKLKILHLESCLIGPKFPKWLQVQSELTYVILKNVEIKGTIPEEWFSMISSNLTHLDLSNNQIKGNLPHQLVFPNVTKLFLQSNLFSGPIPSNISDLMPSLQYLDLSENHLYGKIPLSISKIKDLNILVLRRNNLSGELPHHWNESQMGLRVVDISYNNICGKIPSSMGFLGNLFILVLSNNNLSGEIPSSLQNCSIVSMDFGGNRLSGNLPSWIESDIFMLRLRSNLFSGIIPQKWCNLYKLRILDLAQNNLFGGIPDCFNNFTAMVDHNTFGYKPIENYTEKAYIVTKGREYEYDRTLQFVTYIDLSGNSLTGGIPIQITSLTRLGTLNLSMNHLIGSIPKNIGNMRWLETLDLSNNSLFGPIPGSMSSLTFLVHLNISFNNLTGRIPSGNQLQTLNDATIYKGNPLLCGSPLPTKCPRDETSDGPTITDADDKQDGDDYERIWFYASIGLGFAVGFWSVCGTILLKKSWRHCYFRFCDHIKDKIVLLIALKVVHLKRKFGLEKS, encoded by the exons ATGATGATTAATTATAATCATACTGTTTCTGTATTTCTTATTTTGTCCTTGGGGATATTCAAACTGGGTTCATGCTCTGAAAATCAGAGTCAGACTAATAATGTGACAGTGAAATGCACCCAGAGTGAAAGAGAAGCACTTGTCAGCTTCAAGGCCGGCGTAAATGGTAAGCTTTCTTCATGGGTCGGTGAAGATTGCTGCCAATGGAAAGGCGTAGAGTGCGACAACGAATCAGGTCATGTTATCAAGCTCAATCTTAGCAACCCAGCTGGACGCCACAGGCGCTTTGATTATTTCGAAAGAGATAATTCTCCGTGTAGATGGTGCTCGACCGCTTCTCCTAGGGGTTGGCGGAGGTCATTGCTCG GGGATGTTAATAAATCTCTTTCAGGGGAGATTAGTCCTTATCTCGGCAATCTGTCCAGCCTGACGCATCTTGACCTTGAAGGAAACTACAATTTGTCTACCAGAAACTTGGATTGGGTCTCAAGTCTCTCTTCTTTAGAGTACCTGTATATGGGGGGAGTGAAGATCAATCATACCAAAGCAGATTGGCTGCATGCAATTAACATGCTTCCTTCCCTTCTGGAGTTAAGTTTATATTCATGTGAGCTTAAACACCTTCCATCTTCCCTTACTTCCCTTACTTTCACCTCTCTTCGTGTCCTTGATTTATCATACAACCCATTTAAGACCTCCATAGATTTATCATACAACCCATTTAACACCTCCATACCTCAGTGGCTGTTTAAACTTACGAGCCTCGCAAGTCTTGATTTGACTTTTAGCAATCAAGGAGGAAAAATCCTTGATTCATTTGGGAGACTTGGAAACTTGAAATACCTCTATCTCGGTGGTAACCATTTTTATGGTTCAATTCCAGATTCTATTGGCTATTTGTCATCCTTGAAGGAGTTGGATCTCTCATATAATGAGATGAATGGAACCATTCCAGAAAGTTTTGGGCAACTCTCAGAGCTAGTCAAATTGTATATCTTAGAAAATTCTTGGGAAGGTGTCATAACAGAAGCTCAATTGATGAATCTCACAAGACTAGAAGAGTTTGTACTAACAACTAATAATAGAAGTCAACCTCTAGTTTTCAATGTGAAATACGACTGGCGCCCTCCTTTCAAGCTCAAAATTCTTCATCTAGAAAGCTGTCTCATTGGCCCCAAATTTCCTAAATGGCTTCAAGTTCAAAGTGAGCTTACCTATGTCATCCTAAAAAATGTTGAAATCAAAGGCACTATACCTGAGGAATGGTTCTCTATGATATCTTCTAACCTCACCCACTTGGATCTATCCAACAATCAAATAAAAGGGAATTTGCCGCACCAATTAGTATTTCCAAATGTGACTAAGCTATTTCTACAAAGCAATTTGTTTTCAGGCCCTATCCCATCAAATATTAGTGATCTAATGCCAAGCTTACAGTATTTAGATCTTTCAGAGAACCACCTCTATGGTAAAATTCCTTTGTccatatcaaaaataaaagatctTAATATTCTTGTCCTCAGGAGAAATAATCTTTCAGGAGAGCTCCCTCATCATTGGAACGAGTCACAAATGGGCTTACGCGTTGTGGATATTTCATACAACAACATATGTGGAAAAATTCCGAGCTCAATGGGTTTCTTAGGAAACCTTTTTATATTAGTGTTGAGCAACAACAATCTTAGTGGAGAAATTCCTTCTTCCTTGCAAAATTGTTCTATTGTGAGCATGGATTTTGGGGGGAATCGTCTCTCAGGGAATCTTCCGTCATGGATAGAATCAGACATCTTTATGTTACGCCTACGATCAAATCTATTCAGTGGAATCATCCCTCAAAAATGGTGCAATCTTTATAAACTTCGCATCCTAGATCTTGCACAAAATAATCTCTTTGGGGGCATTCCAGATTGTTTCAACAATTTTACTGCTATGGTTGATCATAACACCTTTGGGTACAAGCCTATTGAGAACTATACAGAGAAAGCATACATAGTGACAAAAGGAAGAGAGTATGAATATGATCGCACTCTCCAATTTGTTACCTACATTGATCTTTCAGGGAATAGTTTGACAGGAGGAATTCCTATTCAAATAACAAGCCTCACAAGATTGGGGACACTAAACTTGTCAATGAATCATTTAATTGGAAGCATTCCTAAGAATATAGGAAACATGCGGTGGCTGGAAACACTTGATCTCTCAAACAATAGTCTTTTTGGTCCTATTCCTGGAAGCATGTCTTCTTTGACATTCTTAGTACACTTGAACATATCTTTTAACAACTTGACAGGAAGAATCCCATCTGGTAATCAGCTGCAAACACTAAATGATGCAACCATATACAAGGGAAATCCTTTGTTGTGTGGGTCTCCTCTTCCGACCAAGTGCCCAAGAGATGAAACATCTGATGGCCCAACTATTACTGATGCTGATGACAAACAAGATGGAGATGATTATGAAAGGATATGGTTCTATGCTAGCATTGGACTCGGGTTTGCTGTAGGATTTTGGAGTGTTTGTGGCACCATACTATTGAAGAAGTCATGGAGGCACTGTTATTTTCGTTTCTGTGATCACATCAAAGATAAGATAGTACTACTAATTGCATTGAAAGTAGTTCATTTGAAAAGGAAATTTGGGCTGGAAAAAAGTTGA